One Benincasa hispida cultivar B227 chromosome 5, ASM972705v1, whole genome shotgun sequence genomic window carries:
- the LOC120077976 gene encoding uncharacterized protein LOC120077976 isoform X1, translating to MAVLSPPKLLISSSLLQFQQLHYPIPFNFQQKNPNGINKHFYLERHQRLLPLSRALSEWQDYEEAVKRKDLAEALRFLESFDRDSAIEPINDSAPAGSAPSALANPRLSGWERDWEVLDTCLNADDMKLVADAYGFLRDRGFLPNFGKFRNIVLEGRRDVTPSVLESTTGLEVSKLSPKKWGVSGSSRYALIAFLGGTSFLLSQDIDIRPNLLALLGLAFLDSILLGGTCLAQISSYWPPYRRRILVHEAGHLLTAYLMGCPIRGVILDPIVAMQMGIQGQAGTQFWDEKMASSLAEGRLDGTSFDRYCMVLFAGIAAEALVYGEAEGGENDENLFRSICILLQPPLSVAQMSNQARWAVLQSYNLLKWHKHAHQTAVKALESGSSLSVVIRRIEDALSTNR from the exons ATGGCTGTCCTTAGTCCTCCCAAACTCCTAATTTCATCTTCTCTTCTCCAGTTCCAGCAGCTCCATTACCcaattcccttcaattttcaGCAAAAAAACCCTAATGGTATCAATAAACATTTCTATTTAGAACGCCATCAGCGTCTCCTTCCTCTGTCTAGAGCTCTTAGCGAATGGCAAGATTATGAAGAGGCAGTGAAGCGCAAGGATCTCGCTGAAGCTCTTAGGTTTCTCGAATCCTTTGACAGAGACAGCGCAATCGAACCCATTAATGATTCCGCACCTGCTGGTTCAGCTCCGTCTGCTCTTGCGAATCCGCGGTTGTCTGGCTGGGAGAGGGACTGGGAGGTACTAGACACTTGTTTGAATGCGGATGATATGAAGCTTGTTGCCGATGCTTATGGGTTTCTCAGGGATAGAGGATTTTTGCCCAATTTTGGAAAATTCAGGAATATTG TTTTGGAGGGTCGACGAGATGTCACCCCATCTGTGTTGGAGTCTACAACTGGATTAGAAG TGTCCAAGTTGTCTCCAAAGAAATGGGGTGTTTCAGGCAGCTCTCGTTACGCTTTGATTGCTTTTCTTGGTGGAACATCATTTCTGCTCTCGCAGGACATAGATATTAGGCCAAACCTTTTGGCACTGCTGGGGCTAGCATTTTTGGATTCTATCCTTCTTGGTGGTACTTGTCTAGCACAAATCTCAAGCTATTGGCCACCATATAGGCGTCGAATCCTTGTACATGAAGCTGGACATCTACTGACTG CTTACCTCATGGGCTGCCCGATTCGTGGAGTGATTTTGGATCCAATTGTTGCTATGCAAATGGGGATACAAGGACAG GCAGGTACGCAGTTTTGGGATGAAAAAATGGCAAGCAGCCTTGCTGAAGGACGTTTGGATGGTACTTCCTTTGACAG GTACTGCATGGTCCTTTTTGCAGGTATTGCAGCTGAAGCTCTTGTTTACGGTGAAGCAGAGGGTGGAGAGAATGATGAAAATTTGTTTAGAAGTATTTGCATTCTTTTGCAACCCCCATTATCTGTTGCACAG ATGTCAAATCAAGCAAGATGGGCCGTTCTACAATCTTACAATCTGCTGAAGTGGCACAAACATGCACACCAAACAGCTGTCAAAGCTTTGGAAAGTGGAAGCAGTCTCAGTGTTGTAATTAGGAGAATTGAGGATGCATTGTCGACAAATAGATGA
- the LOC120077976 gene encoding uncharacterized protein LOC120077976 isoform X2, whose protein sequence is MLMGFSGIEDFCPILENSGILFYTSYWSIAHTDEPTMPAVLEGRRDVTPSVLESTTGLEVSKLSPKKWGVSGSSRYALIAFLGGTSFLLSQDIDIRPNLLALLGLAFLDSILLGGTCLAQISSYWPPYRRRILVHEAGHLLTAYLMGCPIRGVILDPIVAMQMGIQGQAGTQFWDEKMASSLAEGRLDGTSFDRYCMVLFAGIAAEALVYGEAEGGENDENLFRSICILLQPPLSVAQMSNQARWAVLQSYNLLKWHKHAHQTAVKALESGSSLSVVIRRIEDALSTNR, encoded by the exons ATGCTTATGGGTTTCTCAGGGATAGAGGATTTTTGCCCAATTTTGGAAAATTCAGGAATATTG TTCTATACTTCTTATTGGAGCATAGCTCATACTGATGAACCAACCATGCCTGCAGTTTTGGAGGGTCGACGAGATGTCACCCCATCTGTGTTGGAGTCTACAACTGGATTAGAAG TGTCCAAGTTGTCTCCAAAGAAATGGGGTGTTTCAGGCAGCTCTCGTTACGCTTTGATTGCTTTTCTTGGTGGAACATCATTTCTGCTCTCGCAGGACATAGATATTAGGCCAAACCTTTTGGCACTGCTGGGGCTAGCATTTTTGGATTCTATCCTTCTTGGTGGTACTTGTCTAGCACAAATCTCAAGCTATTGGCCACCATATAGGCGTCGAATCCTTGTACATGAAGCTGGACATCTACTGACTG CTTACCTCATGGGCTGCCCGATTCGTGGAGTGATTTTGGATCCAATTGTTGCTATGCAAATGGGGATACAAGGACAG GCAGGTACGCAGTTTTGGGATGAAAAAATGGCAAGCAGCCTTGCTGAAGGACGTTTGGATGGTACTTCCTTTGACAG GTACTGCATGGTCCTTTTTGCAGGTATTGCAGCTGAAGCTCTTGTTTACGGTGAAGCAGAGGGTGGAGAGAATGATGAAAATTTGTTTAGAAGTATTTGCATTCTTTTGCAACCCCCATTATCTGTTGCACAG ATGTCAAATCAAGCAAGATGGGCCGTTCTACAATCTTACAATCTGCTGAAGTGGCACAAACATGCACACCAAACAGCTGTCAAAGCTTTGGAAAGTGGAAGCAGTCTCAGTGTTGTAATTAGGAGAATTGAGGATGCATTGTCGACAAATAGATGA
- the LOC120077977 gene encoding dirigent protein 8 encodes MLINWLLHYKYINVLFLKKLVFQCMMKNRIIFCAAICLAFLAVILLALLSPVSHRKQAKHDRKPPWADLSLYIQRPHSKENARSNKMKPVTEPDSGIFVFRRTLTKGPENTSQIVGNAQGFIIPNEQFARSSFNIIYLSFDTPEYSGSLGVHAKRIGHENREEMTVVGGTGSFAFAQGIAIFLQTEKQTSITDTSYHLKLQLQFPK; translated from the coding sequence ATGTTGATCAATTGGCTACTTCATTATAAATACATCAATGTGCTTTTTCTTAAGAAGTTGGTCTTTCAATGCATGATGAAGAATAGAATTATATTCTGTGCTGCAATCTGCTTGGCCTTCTTAGCTGTTATTCTCCTGGCCTTGCTCTCGCCGGTATCCCACAGAAAGCAGGCCAAGCACGACAGAAAGCCACCATGGGCAGACCTGTCCCTCTACATCCAACGGCCACattctaaagaaaatgccaGATCTAACAAAATGAAGCCTGTAACAGAACCAGATTCTGGGATTTTTGTCTTCCGCCGAACGCTCACAAAGGGACCTGAGAACACTTCCCAGATTGTCGGAAACGCGCAAGGTTTCATCATTCCTAACGAACAATTTGCTCGTTCATCGTTCAATATCATCTATCTGAGTTTTGACACACCAGAATATTCGGGCAGCTTGGGTGTCCATGCCAAACGTATCGGGCATGAGAATAGAGAAGAAATGACAGTAGTTGGGGGGACAGGTTCTTTTGCTTTTGCACAAGGGATAGCTATTTTTCTTCAGACAGAGAAGCAGACATCTATTACAGATACATCTTatcatttaaagcttcaactTCAATTCCCCAAATGA